A stretch of the Saccharolobus caldissimus genome encodes the following:
- a CDS encoding thiamine pyrophosphate-binding protein, with translation MKVGESFFNIMRSLGIRQIFGNPGTTELTFLKQIPKDFTYYLALHDGISVGMAEGFYLATRTPQVVNLHSSPGLTNSISFIYEAYVSRIPLIIIVGQQYSNKLVDEPILYGDFIKISSGVVKSAYEIRNEEEAIKLFIRAYKESITPPYGPVLLSLPLDVAEKEVKDYLQFPRHFVGSLCDDMSLEFILNEINKAKSMAIVAGYEIGIFNAYEELMKFAEKLNVPVYNEPYMSISPYDSSHPLFMGSLSRYRASDILKELEKYDLILVIGGWINYVVFPDVDLSKLNVIEITFDYKEATRRPWSTVVCNPKDAIIKLSEKINRRFEFKREERLDSVENTFLNDIFKEIKPYAENYVIFSEAPTHRDLLIKNIRLKPSSLYITRSGLLGWGLSAGVGYSLSGRKVLAIIGDGSFNYSPQALWSSVRYNTVMKVLVINNRGYKSLARYNLNADWLLPLTTPWKVALGYGFEAKELEDPKRDISWLLGDNKRKLLEIILD, from the coding sequence GTGAAAGTAGGAGAAAGTTTCTTTAACATAATGAGAAGTTTAGGAATAAGGCAAATATTCGGCAATCCTGGAACCACAGAATTAACGTTTTTAAAGCAGATCCCTAAGGACTTTACTTATTACTTAGCTTTACATGACGGTATTTCAGTGGGAATGGCTGAGGGATTCTATTTAGCTACTAGAACTCCTCAAGTAGTTAACTTACATTCCTCCCCTGGTTTAACTAATTCTATATCATTTATTTATGAGGCATATGTAAGTAGGATACCATTAATTATCATTGTAGGGCAGCAATATTCAAATAAATTGGTAGATGAACCTATACTTTATGGAGATTTCATAAAAATTTCCAGTGGGGTTGTTAAATCAGCATACGAAATTAGGAATGAAGAAGAGGCTATTAAGTTATTTATAAGGGCATATAAGGAAAGTATAACTCCGCCATATGGTCCAGTGTTATTATCGCTACCTTTGGATGTTGCAGAGAAAGAAGTTAAAGATTATTTGCAATTTCCTAGACACTTCGTAGGTAGTTTATGTGATGATATGTCATTAGAATTTATATTAAATGAGATAAATAAAGCTAAATCCATGGCAATTGTAGCAGGCTATGAAATAGGAATATTTAACGCATATGAAGAGCTGATGAAGTTTGCCGAGAAACTTAACGTCCCCGTTTATAATGAACCTTATATGAGCATTTCACCTTATGATTCCTCTCATCCCTTATTTATGGGATCTTTATCGAGATATAGGGCTTCAGATATATTAAAGGAGCTCGAAAAATATGATCTAATTTTAGTTATAGGAGGATGGATAAATTATGTTGTATTTCCAGATGTAGATTTAAGCAAATTGAATGTAATAGAAATAACGTTTGATTATAAGGAAGCTACAAGGAGACCTTGGAGTACTGTAGTTTGCAATCCAAAAGACGCTATAATTAAATTATCAGAGAAAATTAATAGAAGATTCGAATTTAAAAGAGAGGAAAGATTAGATAGTGTAGAAAACACGTTTTTAAACGATATTTTTAAGGAAATTAAGCCTTATGCAGAGAATTACGTAATATTCTCTGAGGCACCTACTCATAGGGATTTGTTAATTAAGAATATTAGACTAAAACCATCTTCACTTTATATTACAAGATCTGGACTTTTAGGTTGGGGATTATCTGCAGGGGTAGGATATAGCTTAAGCGGTAGGAAAGTTTTAGCGATTATAGGAGATGGTAGTTTTAACTACTCTCCTCAAGCCCTATGGAGTTCTGTCAGATATAATACTGTAATGAAGGTTTTAGTGATTAACAATAGGGGATATAAGTCCTTAGCTAGGTATAATTTAAATGCAGACTGGCTTTTACCATTAACAACTCCTTGGAAGGTTGCTTTAGGATATGGATTTGAAGCTAAAGAATTAGAAGATCCAAAGAGGGATATTAGTTGGTTATTAGGTGATAATAAGAGAAAGCTTTTAGAAATTATATTAGACTGA
- a CDS encoding GNAT family N-acetyltransferase → MNKEVKLRRAIKDDWEKIYKLYNSLSDEDLYLRFFHLYRITEEDAKKIASGGDHITYLAEVDGKVVGEATLHMDGEFSLVVDREYRNLGIGTMLVKQLIEEAKRLGLKVIKFYTLPENTPMIKIGKKLGFKIRFDEDEVYAEMNLREEKEMEVIAD, encoded by the coding sequence ATGAATAAAGAGGTAAAACTGAGAAGAGCCATCAAGGATGATTGGGAGAAGATATATAAGTTATATAACTCATTAAGCGATGAAGACCTATACTTAAGATTCTTTCATCTCTATAGGATAACTGAGGAAGATGCTAAGAAAATTGCTAGTGGAGGAGACCATATAACATATTTGGCAGAAGTTGACGGGAAAGTAGTAGGAGAGGCTACTCTTCACATGGATGGCGAATTCTCACTAGTAGTTGATAGGGAATATAGGAACTTAGGTATAGGAACTATGCTGGTTAAACAGTTAATAGAGGAGGCTAAGAGGTTAGGTCTTAAAGTAATTAAGTTCTATACATTACCAGAAAACACACCAATGATAAAAATAGGTAAGAAGTTAGGCTTTAAGATAAGATTTGATGAGGATGAAGTATATGCAGAAATGAATCTAAGAGAGGAGAAAGAAATGGAAGTAATAGCAGATTAA
- a CDS encoding MIP/aquaporin family protein, translating into MSVVLKGSLWRYFAEFVGTFILILFGDGAVVASTLTSQPSFGFIMVSWGFGVVLAIYAVGPISGAHINPNVTLAFAVTKRIKWVDVIPYIVFQILGAAAAAGVLLAWWGGVITRIDPPPFLYANIGAAFFTQYPEPGFWPQYWPKKYLPNVSGAGILYSQVNQVFPLWKGAFAEALMTFLLLLIVLAVTDPDSPFYSQSLAPWAIGIGYVMPFLLFEAQLTGGMINEARSWGPMLALYLFGYRTGAFNFRGEYFYVYGIPDFIGGILGALFWDYVLKPYLRFVKNINKK; encoded by the coding sequence TTGTCTGTGGTTTTGAAGGGCTCTTTATGGAGATATTTCGCTGAATTTGTAGGAACTTTCATACTAATACTATTCGGAGACGGTGCTGTAGTAGCCTCAACCCTAACTAGCCAACCCAGTTTCGGATTTATTATGGTAAGCTGGGGATTTGGAGTAGTGTTAGCGATTTATGCTGTTGGTCCCATTAGTGGAGCTCATATAAACCCTAATGTAACATTAGCGTTTGCTGTAACTAAGCGTATTAAGTGGGTTGATGTAATTCCTTACATCGTTTTCCAGATTTTAGGGGCTGCTGCAGCTGCAGGGGTGTTATTGGCATGGTGGGGAGGTGTAATAACCAGAATAGATCCTCCACCTTTTCTATACGCTAATATAGGAGCGGCTTTCTTTACTCAATATCCTGAGCCCGGTTTTTGGCCTCAATACTGGCCTAAAAAATATTTACCTAACGTTAGTGGTGCAGGTATTTTATACTCTCAAGTAAATCAAGTATTTCCCTTATGGAAGGGAGCCTTTGCTGAAGCATTAATGACCTTTTTATTACTGCTAATAGTATTAGCAGTTACGGATCCAGATTCACCCTTTTATAGCCAGTCATTAGCTCCGTGGGCTATAGGTATTGGATATGTAATGCCCTTCTTACTTTTCGAAGCTCAGTTAACGGGAGGGATGATAAATGAGGCTAGAAGTTGGGGACCTATGCTTGCTTTATATCTATTCGGTTATAGAACTGGTGCATTTAACTTTAGGGGAGAGTACTTCTATGTTTATGGTATTCCAGATTTTATAGGGGGCATACTTGGAGCTCTGTTCTGGGACTATGTACTGAAGCCTTATCTTAGGTTCGTAAAAAACATTAACAAAAAGTAG
- a CDS encoding 2-oxoacid:ferredoxin oxidoreductase subunit beta produces the protein MAGLKVEWNDWCPGCGNFGILSAEQQAIQELGLDPKKVVIVSGIGCSGKVPHFIRLPVSGVHTLHGRALTFATGIKLANPSLEVIVNGGDGDQLGIGVGHFVSAGRRNLDITLIIHDNGVYGLTKGQASPTLKLGVKTKSLPKPNINADINPIAVAISSGYTFVARGYAYDVKHLKELIKKAILHKGLAVIDVLQPCPTYNDIHTKEYYDKRVYKLDDDPTWDPVVRRPEEINDKMTKAIIKSMEWGDRIPIGVFYQNELVSTYEQRLVERSPSYLDNPPANDIIEFEGKPTTDIEDILKERKVS, from the coding sequence ATGGCGGGGCTTAAAGTAGAGTGGAACGATTGGTGCCCAGGCTGTGGAAATTTCGGTATATTAAGTGCTGAACAGCAGGCAATTCAAGAATTAGGTTTAGATCCTAAGAAGGTTGTAATAGTTAGTGGTATAGGGTGCTCAGGGAAAGTTCCTCATTTCATTAGATTACCGGTTAGTGGAGTTCATACACTACATGGTAGAGCTTTAACTTTCGCTACTGGCATAAAACTAGCTAATCCATCATTAGAGGTTATTGTTAATGGTGGAGACGGAGATCAATTAGGTATAGGTGTAGGTCATTTCGTTAGTGCTGGCAGGAGGAATCTTGATATAACCTTAATAATCCATGATAACGGAGTTTATGGACTAACTAAGGGTCAAGCATCGCCTACCTTAAAATTAGGTGTTAAAACTAAAAGTTTACCTAAGCCTAATATTAACGCAGACATAAACCCAATAGCTGTTGCAATAAGTTCTGGGTATACCTTTGTAGCTAGAGGCTATGCATATGATGTTAAACACTTAAAGGAACTTATAAAGAAGGCGATTTTACATAAGGGATTAGCTGTCATAGACGTCTTACAACCTTGCCCTACTTATAATGATATTCATACTAAGGAATACTATGATAAAAGAGTGTATAAATTAGATGACGACCCAACATGGGATCCTGTAGTAAGGAGACCAGAGGAGATTAACGATAAGATGACTAAGGCAATAATAAAGAGTATGGAATGGGGCGATAGGATACCTATAGGTGTATTTTACCAGAATGAGCTAGTATCTACATATGAACAAAGATTAGTAGAGAGATCACCATCGTATTTAGATAATCCGCCAGCTAATGATATTATAGAGTTTGAAGGAAAGCCCACTACTGATATAGAAGATATATTAAAGGAGAGAAAAGTTAGTTAA
- the glpK gene encoding glycerol kinase GlpK: MSDKFVLALDEGTTSARAILFDSDLNIVNIGQYEFPQHYPQPGYVEHNPEEIWEAQILAVKKAISKIDTKQIVAIGITNQRETTILWDAKSGNPVYNAIVWQDRRTSPITDWLKANYFKMIKDKTGLVPDPYFSASKIKWILDNVPNVREKAERGEIKFGTIDTYLIWRLTNGKAHVTDYSNASRTMLFNINKLEWDREILELLKIPESILPEVKPSSEIYGYSEALGNLIPISGDAGDQQAALFGQVAFNVGEIKATYGTGSFILMNIGNNPIRSENLLTTIAWGLEKNKVTYALEGSIFITGAAVQWFRDGLRAIDVSDEIEPLASSVEDNGGVYFVPAFVGLGAPYWDPYARGLIIGITRGTTKAHIARAILESIAYQTRDVIEVMQKESGISINSLKVDGGAAKDNLLMQFQADILGIKVIRPKVMETTSMGVAMLAGLSVGLWNSLEELRSIWKVDKEFIPSMSEEKRRALYSGWKEAVKRAMGWAKVIGGEV; this comes from the coding sequence ATGTCAGATAAGTTTGTTTTAGCCCTAGATGAGGGTACCACAAGTGCTAGGGCTATACTCTTCGATAGTGATTTAAACATAGTAAATATAGGGCAATATGAATTCCCGCAACACTACCCTCAACCTGGCTATGTGGAACATAATCCAGAGGAAATATGGGAAGCTCAAATATTAGCCGTAAAGAAGGCTATAAGTAAAATAGACACTAAACAAATAGTAGCAATAGGGATAACAAACCAAAGGGAGACAACGATATTATGGGATGCTAAAAGTGGCAATCCGGTTTACAATGCAATTGTATGGCAAGATAGAAGAACTTCTCCTATAACGGACTGGTTAAAAGCAAATTACTTTAAAATGATAAAGGATAAAACTGGGTTAGTTCCAGACCCTTACTTTAGTGCATCTAAGATAAAGTGGATACTTGATAATGTGCCCAATGTTAGGGAGAAAGCAGAAAGAGGAGAAATTAAGTTCGGGACTATAGATACTTATTTAATCTGGAGGCTTACGAACGGAAAAGCTCATGTAACTGATTACTCTAACGCTTCTAGAACAATGCTTTTTAATATAAATAAATTGGAATGGGATAGAGAAATCTTAGAACTTCTGAAAATACCCGAATCTATATTGCCAGAGGTTAAACCATCAAGTGAAATTTACGGTTACAGTGAGGCGTTAGGAAACTTAATACCTATATCTGGGGACGCAGGAGACCAACAAGCAGCTTTATTCGGTCAAGTAGCGTTTAACGTAGGTGAGATAAAAGCTACTTATGGTACCGGTAGTTTCATTTTAATGAATATAGGGAATAACCCAATACGATCAGAAAACCTCTTAACTACAATAGCCTGGGGTCTTGAGAAGAATAAGGTAACGTATGCATTAGAGGGGAGTATATTCATAACTGGTGCAGCTGTCCAATGGTTTAGGGACGGCTTAAGGGCAATAGACGTTTCAGATGAGATTGAACCTTTAGCCTCAAGTGTGGAAGATAACGGCGGTGTCTATTTCGTTCCAGCTTTTGTTGGATTAGGAGCTCCTTACTGGGATCCCTATGCTAGAGGCCTCATAATAGGCATAACTAGAGGAACTACTAAAGCTCATATAGCTAGGGCTATTTTAGAATCAATAGCCTATCAAACTAGAGATGTAATTGAGGTGATGCAAAAGGAATCTGGCATAAGTATAAATTCGCTTAAGGTTGATGGAGGTGCAGCTAAGGATAACCTTTTAATGCAATTCCAGGCTGATATATTAGGTATTAAGGTAATCAGACCTAAAGTTATGGAAACTACTTCTATGGGAGTTGCGATGTTAGCTGGTTTAAGTGTAGGCTTATGGAACTCTTTAGAGGAGTTAAGGAGTATATGGAAGGTTGATAAGGAGTTCATTCCAAGTATGAGTGAGGAGAAAAGGAGGGCATTGTACTCTGGGTGGAAGGAGGCTGTAAAGAGAGCTATGGGATGGGCTAAAGTTATAGGAGGTGAAGTTTAA
- a CDS encoding SRPBCC domain-containing protein — MELKGELELKRNINYVKEFLLDPKKFTECLPGLQNYEVEGNNFKAIFKLDVSQLRIPHISTLTANINAVIMDEGNKIEVVGNGRSAGIGIKISILMELIEAGVTVKLSWKAKIDLGMLMRLIGEESVRKIADVNVNYIINCISTKMGN; from the coding sequence ATGGAACTTAAGGGAGAGTTAGAACTTAAGAGAAATATTAATTATGTAAAGGAATTCCTATTAGATCCTAAGAAGTTCACTGAATGCCTCCCAGGATTACAGAATTACGAAGTAGAAGGTAATAATTTCAAGGCAATCTTTAAGCTTGACGTATCCCAGCTTAGAATCCCGCATATTTCAACATTAACTGCTAATATTAACGCTGTAATTATGGATGAAGGTAATAAAATTGAAGTAGTAGGCAACGGGAGGTCTGCAGGCATAGGAATAAAGATTAGCATCCTAATGGAATTAATTGAAGCTGGAGTAACTGTTAAGCTATCATGGAAGGCTAAAATAGACTTAGGTATGCTAATGAGGTTAATTGGTGAGGAAAGCGTAAGGAAAATAGCTGATGTTAACGTTAATTATATAATTAATTGCATCTCCACGAAAATGGGAAATTAG
- a CDS encoding 2-oxoacid:ferredoxin oxidoreductase subunit alpha produces the protein MRISWMIGGAQGSGVDTSANIFGNAVAANGYYIYGNREYYSNIKGRHSYFNLTISDKPPRSIAQQVEILTTFDAETIFQHFTEVKDVLIYNTEVENTKVEQVQSMEPEIAEEVTKILKEKGYGTTVKDVISYLQKEKGIKVIPINYMEILKKVADQAKVPLSVADRAKNTIAIAASYKLLGLKEQYLINSINRTFRQEVFSKINTIAAQLVMQNIQPMYNLPELPNSDDKINLDGNTAVAIGKIYGGLRFQSYYPITPASDESVFIEAHQNVFTVDPKTGEKRKSTIVVIQAEDELAAINMASGAALTGVRAATATSGPGFSLMAEGIGWAGMNEVPVVVTYYIRGGPSTGQPTRTSQADLMFALNVSHGEFPRIVIASGDHVEAFQDAIWALNLAQKYQTPVIHLVDKALANSYSIIPKKFLGMENIRIEKGKIVINANNDYKRFEFTDDGISPFAPLGTARMHYTGDEHDEYGFIAEAAGNREKMYEKRIKKLFTADKEIPEENRVKIYGNTSSNIAILTWGSPKGAILDAMEELESEGIKPMLVQIRMFNPFPKNLMKKLLGDKEIIIDVEGNYFGQAGQVLKLNTGIEPTNYILKWNGRPMMRDEVKEGIKAVIQKGEKRVVLHGGA, from the coding sequence ATGCGTATAAGCTGGATGATAGGAGGAGCACAGGGCTCTGGTGTAGATACCTCTGCTAATATTTTCGGTAACGCCGTAGCTGCTAACGGTTATTATATTTACGGGAATAGGGAATATTACTCAAACATTAAGGGAAGACACTCATATTTTAATTTAACAATCAGCGATAAACCGCCAAGGAGTATAGCTCAACAAGTTGAAATACTTACTACATTTGATGCCGAGACAATATTTCAGCATTTTACTGAAGTGAAGGACGTTTTAATATACAATACTGAAGTCGAAAATACTAAAGTAGAGCAAGTACAAAGCATGGAACCTGAAATAGCTGAGGAAGTTACTAAAATTTTGAAAGAAAAGGGTTACGGTACAACTGTTAAAGACGTTATAAGTTATTTACAAAAAGAGAAGGGAATTAAGGTAATACCCATCAATTATATGGAAATATTAAAGAAGGTAGCTGACCAGGCTAAAGTTCCCTTAAGTGTTGCGGATAGGGCTAAGAACACTATTGCTATAGCAGCATCATATAAATTATTAGGATTAAAGGAGCAATATCTAATAAATTCAATAAATAGGACATTTAGACAAGAGGTCTTCTCTAAGATAAATACTATAGCGGCTCAATTAGTAATGCAAAATATACAGCCTATGTACAATTTGCCAGAATTACCAAACAGTGATGATAAAATAAATTTGGATGGAAATACAGCAGTTGCTATAGGTAAGATTTATGGAGGGTTGAGATTTCAGTCTTATTACCCAATAACTCCAGCCAGTGATGAGAGTGTATTCATTGAAGCACATCAAAACGTATTTACAGTAGATCCAAAGACTGGTGAAAAAAGAAAATCTACTATAGTAGTAATTCAGGCAGAAGACGAATTGGCCGCAATTAATATGGCCTCTGGTGCTGCTCTAACTGGAGTCAGAGCGGCTACTGCAACGTCTGGTCCAGGCTTTTCACTCATGGCTGAAGGAATTGGATGGGCTGGAATGAATGAGGTTCCAGTTGTAGTAACTTATTACATTAGAGGAGGTCCGTCAACTGGACAGCCCACTAGGACATCTCAAGCTGACTTAATGTTTGCCTTAAATGTAAGCCACGGTGAATTCCCCAGAATAGTAATAGCCTCTGGAGATCACGTTGAGGCTTTTCAAGACGCCATATGGGCTTTAAACTTAGCTCAGAAATATCAGACTCCTGTAATACACCTAGTTGATAAGGCTTTAGCGAATTCGTATTCAATAATTCCTAAAAAGTTTTTAGGTATGGAAAATATTAGGATAGAAAAAGGTAAAATAGTAATTAACGCTAATAATGATTATAAGAGATTTGAGTTTACAGATGATGGAATTTCGCCATTTGCGCCATTAGGTACTGCTAGAATGCATTACACTGGAGATGAACATGACGAGTATGGCTTTATAGCGGAAGCTGCTGGAAATAGAGAAAAGATGTACGAGAAGAGAATAAAGAAATTATTTACGGCAGATAAAGAAATTCCAGAGGAAAATAGAGTTAAAATATATGGTAATACGAGTTCTAATATTGCCATATTAACCTGGGGATCACCAAAAGGTGCTATATTAGATGCAATGGAAGAATTGGAAAGTGAGGGTATTAAGCCAATGTTAGTTCAAATCAGAATGTTTAACCCATTCCCCAAGAACCTAATGAAGAAACTATTGGGAGATAAGGAGATTATAATAGATGTAGAAGGGAATTACTTTGGTCAGGCAGGTCAAGTATTAAAGCTAAATACTGGCATAGAGCCAACTAACTATATATTGAAGTGGAACGGTAGACCTATGATGAGAGATGAAGTGAAAGAAGGCATAAAAGCCGTAATTCAGAAAGGAGAGAAGAGGGTGGTTTTACATGGCGGGGCTTAA
- a CDS encoding long-chain fatty acid--CoA ligase, with the protein MMERPWFKYWPSRLPKTLDYPKVPLTDIIETSARRYPDKTAVIYYGNKISYRDLLESIIRFSSFLVNELGVRKGDRIAVFMPNSVQWIIAYFGILRANAILVPINPLIADDELNYILRDSGSIGVVTLSSYLPKVIKAKENTNVKFIIAGKFKDYLPSIPEIRIHPLMQKEPEIEGDVIKWNEAISYKQSPPAIEVTPDDIAVIPYTSGTTGFPKGCIHTHSTIWPTVLGSVIWNMLTPSSIVLTSLPIFHVTGFVHSLNAPLYAGATMVLMSIWDREAAVDAIEKYKVTHWTNIATMVIDLLALPGIEKRNLSSLMLVGGGGAAMPEAVAKKLKELTGLDYIEGYGLTETMSQTHVNPPDRPKPQCLGIPHFGVDALIIDPSTGEVLPPNKEGEIVVRCPSLFKGYWNKEEETRKSFITINGMEYFRTGDLGYMDEEGYFFIVDRIKRMINRAGYKVWPTKVENKLYQHPAVLEACVVATPDPRVGEEVKAYIVLRPEYKGKITPEEIREWCKQHMSAYEYPRIIEFVDSLPKSGSGKILWRVLQEREKVKS; encoded by the coding sequence ATGATGGAGAGACCTTGGTTTAAATATTGGCCATCCAGACTTCCAAAGACTCTTGATTATCCTAAGGTACCGTTAACTGACATCATAGAAACTTCTGCAAGGAGATACCCAGATAAAACCGCTGTGATATATTACGGTAACAAAATTAGTTATAGAGATTTATTAGAAAGTATTATTAGGTTCTCTTCATTTCTTGTAAACGAACTAGGAGTAAGAAAGGGGGATAGGATTGCAGTTTTCATGCCTAATTCCGTTCAATGGATAATAGCTTATTTCGGTATACTAAGGGCTAATGCAATTTTAGTTCCTATTAATCCCTTAATAGCAGACGATGAGCTAAATTATATACTTAGAGATTCTGGGTCTATAGGAGTAGTAACCCTATCCTCATATTTGCCGAAGGTAATTAAGGCTAAGGAAAACACGAATGTAAAGTTTATAATAGCGGGAAAGTTTAAAGACTATTTGCCATCTATTCCTGAAATAAGAATTCACCCATTAATGCAAAAAGAACCAGAAATTGAAGGTGACGTAATAAAATGGAATGAGGCTATTTCATACAAGCAATCTCCTCCTGCAATTGAAGTTACTCCAGATGATATAGCGGTAATACCATATACCTCTGGAACTACTGGATTTCCCAAGGGGTGTATTCATACTCATTCTACAATATGGCCTACTGTTTTAGGCTCCGTAATATGGAATATGTTAACTCCTTCCTCAATAGTTTTGACATCGTTGCCCATATTCCATGTTACCGGTTTCGTCCATAGTTTAAACGCGCCCCTATACGCTGGAGCCACAATGGTGTTAATGTCAATTTGGGATAGGGAAGCTGCAGTGGATGCTATAGAGAAATATAAGGTGACCCATTGGACAAATATAGCTACAATGGTTATAGATTTATTAGCATTACCTGGTATTGAGAAGAGAAATCTTAGTTCATTAATGTTAGTAGGAGGAGGTGGTGCAGCAATGCCTGAAGCTGTTGCCAAAAAACTTAAGGAACTAACTGGGCTTGATTATATAGAAGGTTATGGTTTAACAGAAACAATGTCTCAAACTCACGTAAATCCACCGGATAGACCTAAACCTCAATGTTTAGGGATACCTCATTTCGGAGTAGATGCTTTAATTATAGATCCTTCCACGGGGGAAGTGCTTCCGCCAAATAAAGAAGGGGAAATAGTAGTTAGATGCCCTAGTCTGTTTAAAGGTTATTGGAATAAGGAGGAGGAAACTAGGAAATCATTCATTACTATAAATGGTATGGAATACTTTAGAACTGGAGATTTAGGATATATGGATGAGGAGGGATATTTCTTTATAGTAGATAGAATAAAGAGGATGATTAATAGGGCAGGGTATAAAGTTTGGCCTACTAAAGTAGAAAATAAATTATATCAACACCCAGCAGTATTAGAGGCTTGTGTGGTTGCAACTCCAGATCCTAGAGTAGGTGAGGAGGTAAAAGCTTATATCGTATTAAGGCCAGAATATAAGGGTAAGATAACTCCAGAGGAAATTAGAGAATGGTGTAAGCAACATATGAGTGCTTATGAATATCCTAGGATAATAGAGTTTGTGGATTCCTTACCTAAAAGTGGATCGGGTAAAATACTTTGGAGAGTTCTTCAAGAAAGGGAGAAAGTGAAGAGCTAA
- a CDS encoding FAD-dependent oxidoreductase — MKMRTTVVVIGGGANGLFTTLDLALRGINVTLIEKGDIGSGTSGKFHGLLHSGARYAVTDPEAAKECIQENKIISRIAPHAVKDTGGLFLGIMKSDLEFYERFISSLDKIGIEHRTLSPEEVIGMEPYVNRNVKIGIWVPDKVVLGYDLLASVAITASLNGARIMTYNEVIDFIRDNKSVKGVRVVDKISNQIIDIEADLIVNAAGPWAFKIIKMAGLKEIPILPTAGIMVVFGNKFNNMVLNRLRPPSDGDIIVPYFDSSILGTTATIIEDPDNFQISEEDVNMLINEGAYMIPKLKEMKPIRAYASVRPLMKTAESGREATRDFTIIDHEKEGLEGLISIIGGKFTTSRLVGEKVSDMISDKLGIKSESKTSKIKLISPSDLEIERYFDELKLPKVLLKNVLERRGTLDEERYSTSLYILLSLIARGR; from the coding sequence ATGAAAATGAGAACTACAGTGGTAGTAATTGGAGGAGGAGCTAACGGCTTATTTACCACATTGGATCTAGCTCTAAGGGGTATTAACGTAACTTTAATAGAGAAGGGTGACATAGGCTCGGGGACCTCGGGTAAATTTCACGGTTTACTTCACAGTGGTGCGAGATATGCCGTAACGGATCCAGAAGCTGCCAAAGAATGCATACAAGAGAATAAGATAATAAGTAGAATAGCACCTCATGCTGTAAAAGACACTGGCGGTTTATTTTTAGGAATTATGAAATCGGACTTAGAGTTCTATGAGAGATTCATCTCATCGTTAGATAAAATAGGAATAGAGCATAGAACTCTATCACCCGAGGAGGTAATAGGAATGGAACCATACGTTAATAGAAACGTTAAGATCGGAATCTGGGTACCGGATAAGGTAGTATTGGGATATGATCTCTTAGCGAGTGTAGCTATCACTGCATCATTAAACGGGGCTAGAATAATGACTTATAATGAGGTCATAGATTTTATAAGGGATAATAAAAGTGTTAAGGGAGTAAGAGTAGTTGATAAGATAAGTAATCAGATTATAGATATAGAAGCTGACTTAATAGTAAATGCAGCAGGTCCTTGGGCTTTTAAGATAATTAAAATGGCTGGATTGAAGGAAATTCCGATACTCCCTACTGCTGGGATCATGGTAGTATTTGGTAACAAGTTTAATAACATGGTCTTAAACAGATTGAGACCACCTTCAGATGGTGACATAATAGTACCGTATTTCGACTCCTCAATCTTAGGTACTACAGCTACGATAATTGAAGATCCGGACAACTTTCAGATATCTGAAGAAGATGTAAATATGCTTATTAATGAAGGGGCCTATATGATACCGAAATTAAAGGAAATGAAGCCCATTAGGGCTTATGCTTCAGTAAGACCTCTAATGAAAACTGCTGAATCCGGTAGGGAGGCCACTAGGGATTTCACGATAATAGATCACGAAAAGGAGGGATTAGAGGGGTTAATATCAATAATTGGGGGGAAATTCACTACTTCAAGATTAGTAGGGGAGAAGGTCTCGGATATGATATCAGATAAGTTGGGGATAAAAAGTGAAAGTAAGACCAGTAAGATTAAGCTAATTTCGCCGTCAGATTTAGAAATTGAAAGATACTTTGACGAACTGAAACTTCCAAAAGTACTTCTGAAAAACGTTTTAGAGAGAAGGGGAACATTAGACGAAGAGAGATACTCGACATCATTATACATACTCCTATCGTTAATTGCTAGGGGGAGATAA